A window of the Henckelia pumila isolate YLH828 chromosome 3, ASM3356847v2, whole genome shotgun sequence genome harbors these coding sequences:
- the LOC140892502 gene encoding LOW QUALITY PROTEIN: uncharacterized protein (The sequence of the model RefSeq protein was modified relative to this genomic sequence to represent the inferred CDS: deleted 1 base in 1 codon), whose protein sequence is MKDYEIEEKKQAAADVLFSYSKFVMACIGNQVRPCDLRLHLMKEISGVPVSLKRSPSRTGEMAGESSSSGPSKLDKSDSSKEL, encoded by the exons ATCGAAGAAAAAAAGCAAGCTGCTGCTGATGTGTTATTTTCGTACTCGAAATTTGTTATGGCATGTATTGGAAATCAGGTTCGACCGTGTGACTTGAGGTTACATCTAATGAAG GAAATTTCCGGGGTGCCAGTTTCTTTGAAAAGGTCACCGTCCCGAACAGGCGAGATGGCCGGAGAATCTTCAAGCTCAGGCCCTTCC AAACTCGACAAATCTGACAGTTCTAAAGAACTCTGA
- the LOC140886405 gene encoding L-ascorbate peroxidase 3-like gives MTIGKEYMKDIERARRDFRALISSKNCAPIILRLAWHDAGTYDATTKTGGPNGSIRNEVEYKHGANNGLKIAIDLCENVKAKYPRITYADLYQLAGVVAVEVTGGPAVHFVPGRKDSMISPDEGRLPDARKGSSHLRDVFHRMGLSDVDIVALSGGHTLGRAHLERSGFEGPWTNDPLKFDNSYFVELLRGESDGLLKLPSDKALVHDPKFKQYVALYAKDEEAFFRDYARSHKKLSELGFTPPSCLKSALNKTMAAILVSATIVILSYIWEISKKVK, from the exons ATGACAATTGGTAAAGAGTACATGAAGGATATTGAAAGGGCACGCAGAGATTTTAGAGCTCTAATTTCCTCCAAGAACTGTGCTCCCATAATTCTTCGTTTAGC GTGGCACGACGCTGGCACTTATGATGCAACAACAAAGACAGGGGGTCCCAATGGCTCGATTAGGAATGAGGTTGAGTACAAACATGGTGCAAATAATGGCCTCAAAATAGCAATTGATCTCTGTG AAAACGTAAAGGCAAAATATCCAAGAATTACATATGCTGATCTTTACCAG CTTGCTGGAGTTGTTGCAGTCGAGGTGACCGGCGGCCCTGCTGTCCATTTCGTTCCAGGTAGAAAG GATTCGATGATCTCCCCGGATGAAGGTCGACTTCCCGATGCTCGTAAAG GTTCGTCACATTTAAGGGACGTTTTCCATCGAATGGGACTATCTGATGTAGATATTGTAGCACTATCTGGTGGCCACACATTG GGAAGAGCGCATCTTGAAAGATCAGGATTTGAGGGACCTTGGACGAACGACCCTCTAAAATTCGACAATTCTTACTTTGT AGAGCTGCTTAGAGGAGAATCAGACGGTCTATTGAAGCTTCCATCTGACAAAGCTCTGGTGCATGAtccaaaatttaaacaatatgtTGCCCTGTACGCAAAG GATGAAGAAGCCTTCTTTCGAGACTATGCTAGATCACATAAAAAGCTATCTGAGCTGGGATTTACTCCACCATCATGTCTGAAATCCGCTTTGAACAAGACAATGGCTGCGATTCTTGTTTCTGCTACCATTGTGATCTTGAGTTACATTTGGGAAATAAGCAAGAAAGTCAAGTAG
- the LOC140886404 gene encoding protein MID1-COMPLEMENTING ACTIVITY 1 isoform X1: MSSWEHFGEIANIAQLVGIDAVRLIGMIVKAANTARMHKKNCRQFAQHLKLIGNLLESLKISEMKKYPETREPLEHLEDALRRSYILVNSCQDRSYFYLLAMGWNIVYQFRKAQTEIDLYLKLIPLITLVDNARVRERMEMIEKDQHEYTLDDEDRKVQDVILKRDPSQHDTMVLKKSLSCSYPNVPFNEAVRKENKKLQLELQHSQANLDVSQCEVIQHLLDVTEAVAAIPVKESKEEHVYLGDNGDKGKNDKDDSKREKQTTSRNTSSVSSTQDLLSFKGSHNEWHSDLLGCCSEPLLCIKTLFFPCGTISRIASAAGERHISSAEVCNDLMAYSLILSCCCYTCCIRRKLRIMLNITGGLFDDFISHLMCCCCALVQEWREVEIRDVEGTHMTKTCPPPVQYIEY; the protein is encoded by the exons ATGTCGTCTTGGGAGCATTTTGGGGAGATAGCAAATATAGCACAACTGGTTGGAATAGATGCGGTGAGGCTAATAGGAATGATAGTGAAGGCTGCGAACACGGCTCGAATGCACAAGAAGAACTGCCGGCAGTTCGCGCAGCATTTGAAACTTATTGGGAATTTGTTGGAATCACTAAAGATTTCGGAGATGAAAAAGTATCCCGAGACTCGGGAACCATTGGAGCATCTCGAGGATGCACTGAGGAGGTCTTACATTTTAGTGAACAGTTGCCAAGATCGAAGCTATTTCTATCTGCTGGCTATGGGATGGAACATTGTTTATCAGTTCAGGAAGGCTCAGACCGAAATTGATCTTTATCTGAAGCTCATACCTCTCATCACCCTTGTTGATAATGCTCGTGTTCGG GAACGGATGGAAATGATCGAAAAGGATCAGCATGAATATACGCTGGATGATGAGGACAGGAAGGTGCAAGATGTGATATTGAAACGTGATCCATCACAACACGACACTATGGTGTTGAAGAAAAGTCTTTCGTGTTCTTATCCGAATGTGCCTTTTAACGAAGCCGTACGAAAGGAGAATAAGAAGCTTCAGTTAGAACTGCAACATTCACAAGCTAATTTGGACGTTAGTCAGTGTGAAGTGATTCAGCATCTGCTGGATGTTACAGAAGCTGTTGCAGCAATACCTGTGAAAGAATCCAAGGAGGAACACGTTTATTTAGGTGATAATGGTGACAAAGGGAAAAATGATAAAGACGACTCAAAGAGAGAAAAACAGACCACTTCAAG GAACACATCTTCAGTTTCCTCTACACAGGATTTGCTATCATTTAAAGGCTCACACAATGAGTGGCATTCGGATTTGCTCGGCTGTTGTTCCGAACCTCTTCTGT GCataaaaactttattttttcCCTGTGGCACGATTTCAAGAATTGCTTCTGCGGCTGGTGAAAGGCACATCT CTTCCGCTGAAGTCTGTAATGACTTGATGGCTTATTCGTTGATACTGTCCTGCTGCTGCTATACTTGTTGCATTAGAAGGAAGCTTCGAATAATGCTTAACATCACG GGAGGGCTGTTTGACGATTTCATTTCCCACTTGATGTGTTGCTGCTGTGCTCTGGTACAAGAATGGCGAGAAGTGGAGATTCGTGACGTTGAAG GTACTCACATGACGAAAACATGCCCTCCACCCGTCCAATACATCGAGTATTGA
- the LOC140886404 gene encoding protein MID1-COMPLEMENTING ACTIVITY 1 isoform X2: MSSWEHFGEIANIAQLVGIDAVRLIGMIVKAANTARMHKKNCRQFAQHLKLIGNLLESLKISEMKKYPETREPLEHLEDALRRSYILVNSCQDRSYFYLLAMGWNIVYQFRKAQTEIDLYLKLIPLITLVDNARVRERMEMIEKDQHEYTLDDEDRKVQDVILKRDPSQHDTMVLKKSLSCSYPNVPFNEAVRKENKKLQLELQHSQANLDVSQCEVIQHLLDVTEAVAAIPVKESKEEHVYLGDNGDKGKNDKDDSKREKQTTSRNTSSVSSTQDLLSFKGSHNEWHSDLLGCCSEPLLCIKTLFFPCGTISRIASAAGERHISSAEVCNDLMAYSLILSCCCYTCCIRRKLRIMLNITVTFL; the protein is encoded by the exons ATGTCGTCTTGGGAGCATTTTGGGGAGATAGCAAATATAGCACAACTGGTTGGAATAGATGCGGTGAGGCTAATAGGAATGATAGTGAAGGCTGCGAACACGGCTCGAATGCACAAGAAGAACTGCCGGCAGTTCGCGCAGCATTTGAAACTTATTGGGAATTTGTTGGAATCACTAAAGATTTCGGAGATGAAAAAGTATCCCGAGACTCGGGAACCATTGGAGCATCTCGAGGATGCACTGAGGAGGTCTTACATTTTAGTGAACAGTTGCCAAGATCGAAGCTATTTCTATCTGCTGGCTATGGGATGGAACATTGTTTATCAGTTCAGGAAGGCTCAGACCGAAATTGATCTTTATCTGAAGCTCATACCTCTCATCACCCTTGTTGATAATGCTCGTGTTCGG GAACGGATGGAAATGATCGAAAAGGATCAGCATGAATATACGCTGGATGATGAGGACAGGAAGGTGCAAGATGTGATATTGAAACGTGATCCATCACAACACGACACTATGGTGTTGAAGAAAAGTCTTTCGTGTTCTTATCCGAATGTGCCTTTTAACGAAGCCGTACGAAAGGAGAATAAGAAGCTTCAGTTAGAACTGCAACATTCACAAGCTAATTTGGACGTTAGTCAGTGTGAAGTGATTCAGCATCTGCTGGATGTTACAGAAGCTGTTGCAGCAATACCTGTGAAAGAATCCAAGGAGGAACACGTTTATTTAGGTGATAATGGTGACAAAGGGAAAAATGATAAAGACGACTCAAAGAGAGAAAAACAGACCACTTCAAG GAACACATCTTCAGTTTCCTCTACACAGGATTTGCTATCATTTAAAGGCTCACACAATGAGTGGCATTCGGATTTGCTCGGCTGTTGTTCCGAACCTCTTCTGT GCataaaaactttattttttcCCTGTGGCACGATTTCAAGAATTGCTTCTGCGGCTGGTGAAAGGCACATCT CTTCCGCTGAAGTCTGTAATGACTTGATGGCTTATTCGTTGATACTGTCCTGCTGCTGCTATACTTGTTGCATTAGAAGGAAGCTTCGAATAATGCTTAACATCACGGTGACTTTTCTATGA
- the LOC140888722 gene encoding uncharacterized protein → MTKYIATLGQSFVDIEKEGCTPEKANMDVFKGRVDFCGCEEAPDEEKKLVIDFLAREILDVIVWQNECLRLTGPQFCPFLFLEPVESEIINVYMIIMQKKSIDYGFEIYCMDTIVQREVLQNLEKYGKHRILYNTDYEVFLSRLTSFTRCRLQGLNKDLFRRCKYVIFPINDNWHWYLLVYEASSRTFKVLDSMHDPMAMRTARVYTKFLASCIKHLSGFEIFSEPVVREPCRDQGATLDCGVYTCMWLECLARDTVDMWKYAEDVKMDTYRARIAATILSDENGLLKNKFE, encoded by the exons ATGACTAAATATATCGCCACTTTGGGACAGTCATTTGTAGATATTGAGAAGGAAGGGTGTACTCCTGAAAAGGCAAACATGGATGTATTCAAAGGTAGAGTTGATTTTTGTGGATGTGAAGAAGCGCCcgatgaagaaaaaaaattggtgATAGACTTTCTTGCTAGAGAGatattgga CGTCATCGTTTGGCAAAATGAGTGTTTGAGATTAACTGGGCCTCAATTCTGTCCCTTTTTGTTTCTCGAGCCTGTTGAGTCTGAGATAATTAATGTCTATATGATCATTATGCAAAAGAAAAGCATCGATTatggatttgaaatttattgCATGGATACAATTGTGCAG AGAGAAGTGCTTCAGAacttggaaaaatatggaaaacATAGGATTCTATACAACACCGACTACGAAGTGTTTCTTTCAAGGTTGACATCTTTCACGAGGTGTAGACTGCAGGGGCTGAACAAAGATTTATTTAGAAGATGCAAATATGTCATTTTTCCCATTAACGACAATTGGCACTGGTATTTGTTAGTTTATGAAGCTTCTAGCAGGACATTTAAAGTGTTGGACTCCATGCATGATCCAATGGCAATGAGGACAGCAAGAGTTTAT ACAAAATTTTTGGCTAGTTGCATAAAACATTTATCAGGATTCGAGATATTTAGTGAGCCAGTGGTGAGAGAACCTTGTCGTGATCAAGGTGCAACCCTCGATTGTGGTGTTTATACGTGCATGTGGTTGGAATGCCTAGCCCGTGATACGGTTGACATGTGGAAGTATGCAGAAGATGTCAAAATGGACACTTATCGAGCTCGTATTGCAGCCACAATATTATCCGATGAAAATGGATTATTGAAAAACAAGTTTGAGTAA